The following are encoded in a window of Arctopsyche grandis isolate Sample6627 chromosome 4, ASM5162203v2, whole genome shotgun sequence genomic DNA:
- the LOC143911072 gene encoding beta-taxilin, with the protein MSDKAGGGVAAEAANVVDECVKLANNIPSKKNSKEPRKIDERSAEHVLKSLSSCNSTEEKLSALCKKYTEVAEENKKLHLTRKQWEKKYVLILRDKDQIQSEYNKTLLFKCKLENLCRELQRQIKTVKEESLIKIKEEEEKRRETLAMFQNTISEVTTAMQQNNEKNSKLRDDNLDMTEKFKTIMEQYELREHQVDKISKQMALESQLSEAKLAKANLEAQAEKEKLLAEKKHLLVELTQYQSRCNDLQSTEVALRSQIAMYTDKYDEFQNALTKSNEVFGGFKGEMEKMSKKAQKQEKESLAWKQRWEKSHTALIDMATEKQQIDSTCALQTRQLMQLQRLCRTMQAERTILLNTLQENNIERPPLPQLPPEPKSTRTEGGVDKVDLMAANCAQLKQSLSQLQGQLNDLTNKKALDASLPKVSAENTTENPKPNPPTQKKSKKGKGKKSKANQNETGIENESQNLPEVVDDVSIETQDIENNVPDNLERLVIPPECPLAKNNSDIEKESSILLPTENVDVEIVGNVSTDSVTVEDVSTNDVDSKLKELKEPDIPKPMTNGSISPKEMPSNSPSIVETAKVIDTNEILVNANESPSL; encoded by the exons ATGTCGGACAAAGCGGGAGGCGGAGTCGCTGCTGAAGCGGCTAACGTCGTCGATGAATGT GTGAAGTTAGCCAATAATATACCGTCCAAAAAGAATTCTAAAGAACCTCGTAAGATAGACGAAAGGTCTGCTGAACATGTGTTAAAATCGTTATCTAGTTGCAATTCAACCGAAGAAAAACTATCGGCTTTGTGTAAAAAGTATACCGAAGTTGCTGAAGAGAATAAAAAACTGCATCTTACAAGAAAGCAATGGgagaaaaaatatgttttaatattgAGAGACAAAGATCAGATCCAGTCCGAGTACAATAAAACTCTCCTCTTTAAATGCAAACTGGAGAATTTGTGCAGGGAGTTGCAACGACAAATTAAAACGGTTAAA gaAGAATCCTTAATTAAAATCAAGGAAGAAGAAGAGAAACGTAGGGAAACATTAGCCATGTTCCAAAATACCATTTCTGAAGTGACTACCGCTATGCAACAGAACAACGAGAAGAACAGCAAACTTCGCGATGATAATTTGGACATGACTGAAAAGTTTAAAACGATAATGGAGCAGTATGAATTGCGCGAACACCAAGTGGATAAGATATCAAAGCAAATGGCCTTAGAATCTCAACTGTCCGAAGCCAAATTGGCTAAAGCGAATTTAGAGGCACAAGCTGAGAAAGAAAAGCTGCTCGCTGAGAAGAAACATCTATTGGTTGAGTTGACTCAGTATCAGTCTCGTTGTAATGATCTACAATCGACCGAAGTTGCACTTCGAAGTCAAATTGCCATGTATACGGATAAGTATGACGAATTCCAAAATGCCCTCACCAAAAGCAATGAGGTATTCGGAGGATTCAAGGGAGAAATGGAGAAG ATGTCTAAGAAGGCGCAGAAACAAGAAAAAGAGTCGTTGGCTTGGAAGCAAAGATGGGAAAAATCTCACACGGCACTGATCGACATGGCTACTGAGAAGCAACAAATTGATTCCACATGTGCTTTACAAACCAGACAGCTAATGCAATTACAGAGACTGTGTAGGACAATGCAG GCAGAGCGTACTATATTGCTGAATACCCTTCAAGAAAATAATATCGAGCGACCTCCTCTACCGCAATTACCTCCAGAACCAAAATCAACACGCACTGAAGGAGGAGTTGATAag GTCGATTTGATGGCAGCCAATTGTGCTCAATTGAAGCAGAGTTTGAGCCAGTTACAAGGACAATTGAATGACCTTACGAATAAGAAAGCTTTAGATGCGTCGTTGCCTAAAGTTAGTGCGGAAAACACCACCGAAAATCCAAAACCAAATCCACCTACTCAGAAAAAGTCTAAAAAAGGAAAAGGAAAAAAGAGTAAAGCCAACCAGAATGAGACCGGTATTGAAAATGAATCTCAAAACTTACCAGAAGTTGTAGATGATGTTTCTATAGAAACTCaagatattgaaaataatgttcCTGACAACTTGGAGAGATTAGTCATTCCACCGGAATGTCCATTGGCTAAAAATAACTCCGATATAGAGAAGGAGTCTAGTATTCTTTTGCCTACAGAAAATGTTGATGTTGAAATTGTTGGGAATGTGTCGACTGATTCTGTTACAGTAGAAGATGTATCGACAAACGATGTCGATTCTAAATTAAAAGAACTTAAAGAACCTGATATACCAAAGCCGATGACCAACGGAAGTATTTCACCGAAAGAGATGCCATCGAATTCACCTAGCATCGTCGAAACTGCCAAAGTCATTGACACAAACGAAATATTAGTGAATGCGAACGAATCGCCATCTCTTTGA